In one Solanum lycopersicum chromosome 11, SLM_r2.1 genomic region, the following are encoded:
- the LOC101259114 gene encoding uncharacterized protein — protein MSLSNHEFLASWRAWIYHLAYESSGQQLMARTKHRQSVPVPKTKKDSLGPSQVNHLDEDSWIIVKKQKVTILVPPLPAPKQSVVHNAGESLIHVPPIKATDNRPQQVEMHTEAQVVCEREVPKSLAPEVTIPTAAVVVPQIISQFPRPLRQSERERLESRPMPSFKTNRRTGVCSTSKITKPSIITADRGTMINKRIRAINLERKLQSAGGLRSWLVSRGFEHFVNIFQTKSINKYQLANLTMEKLKEMGSHAVGPRRKLIHAIDCLCRPCCFDHPNLKRRDGFVK, from the coding sequence CAGGTCAGCAACTTATGGCAAGGACAAAACATCGACAGTCTGTACCTGTTCCTAAAACTAAGAAAGATAGTCTGGGACCTTCACAGGTAAACCACCTGGATGAAGATAGCTGGATAATAGTCAAGAAGCAGAAAGTTACAATATTGGTCCCACCGCTACCTGCTCCTAAGCAGTCCGTGGTGCATAATGCTGGAGAAAGCCTGATACATGTACCACCGATTAAAGCTACTGATAATCGACCACAACAAGTTGAGATGCATACTGAAGCTCAGGTAGTTTGTGAAAGGGAGGTGCCAAAGTCTTTGGCACCTGAAGTTACTATACCAACAGCTGCCGTAGTAGTTCCACAAATAATTTCTCAGTTCCCAAGACCATTAAGGCAAAGTGAAAGGGAACGTTTAGAAAGTCGACCAATGCCTAGTTTCAAAACTAATAGAAGGACTGGTGTTTGCTCCACCTCTAAGATTACCAAGCCATCAATTATTACTGCTGATAGGGGTACGATGATTAATAAAAGAATAAGAGCAATTAATCTTGAGCGCAAGCTTCAAAGTGCTGGAGGCTTAAGAAGTTGGCTGGTTTCAAGGGGCTTTGAACATTTTGTGAACATCTTTCAGACCAAGAGTATTAACAAGTATCAATTGGCAAATCTAACCATGGAAAAGCTCAAGGAGATGGGTTCGCACGCTGTTGGTCCTAGGAGAAAACTGATACATGCTATTGACTGCCTTTGTCGTCCATGCTGTTTTGATCATCCAAATCTCAAGAGACGAGATGGCTTTGTCAAATGA
- the LOC138339383 gene encoding NADH-ubiquinone oxidoreductase chain 3 yields MSKLTPLVSLIPLDLPFLFSSNSSTYPEKLSAYECGFDPSGDARSRFDIRFYLVFILFFIPDPEVTFSFPWAVPPNKIDLFGSWSMMAFLLILTIGSLYEWKRGASDRE; encoded by the exons ATGAGTAAATTAACG cCGCTAGTTTCTTTGATCCCACTCGATCttccttttctattttcttcCAATAGTTCGACCTATCCAGAAAAATTGTCGGCCTACGAATGTGGTTTCGATCCTTCTGGTGATGCCAGGAGTCGTTTTGATATAAGATTTTATCttgttttcattttattttttattcctgATCCGGAAGTAACCTTTTCCTTCCCTTGGGCAGTACCTCCCAACAAGATTGATCTATTTGGATCTTGGTCCATGATGGcctttttattgattttgacGATTGGATCTCTCTATGAATGGAAAAGGGGTGCTTCGGATCGGGAGTAA